From Thermoplasmatales archaeon:
CAGACAAAATAAAGGCAAAAATAATACTTGAACTCGCAAATGGACCAACAACTCCAGAAGCAGATGTAATACTACATAAAAAAGGAGTTCTTGTTTTGCCAGATTTCCTTGCAAATGCTGGTGGAGTAACGGTAAGCTACTTTGAGTGGGTTCAGAACATATATGGCTACTATTGGAGCTATGAAGAGGTGTATGAAAAGTTAGATAAAAAGATGAGCCAGGCATTCTGGGATGTAATAAACAAGAGAGAAGAATACAAGAAGAAAGGAAAGGACATACACATGCGCACTTCAGCATATATAGTGAGTGTTGAAAGAGTGGTTCAGGCAATGAAAGATAGGGGATGGATTTAATCTCTTTTCCCCAATTTTTTCTTACACTCATCACAGAGAAAAGATGGTTTAATAATTGCTTCGATCACGCTATTTGAGAATTTCATAACACATTCATTTTTGCAGTGTGGCAGACCAAGTAAATGCCCGACTTCATGAACAACTTCTTTTGCTATTATTTCCTCAGGAATTCTATAGCAAGATACAATTGCCCTATTTTTTGTTGCAAGCCCGAAAATAAAATTCATTCCCCTCAAATAAATATCTACATCCACAATCAATATTGAGAAAGGAGGGATAAATTCAACAAGAATGCTTGCGTCATATTGCCCTCTTTTTTTATTATATGCCTCCTCTCTTGGCTTAAAAAATCCAGCATCTTCTACTTGGAGCCCAAAATTTTCTTTTAAGGCATCTGCTATTTTTTGCAAATTTATTTCTTTAGAATAAAGCAATTTCATATGTTTAAAACAAACAACTTAAAATATATTTACTGGAAAATGCAGGGGGTGGGATTTCCGTTTGCATTTCGAACCCACGAAGGCCTGCGCCACAAGGCCCTGAACCTTGCGCCTTTATCCGCTTGGCTACCCCTGCTGACATAAAATAGCGTGAATATATTTTATTTTATCTCTGCGAGCTTCAATATTCTCCTTGCCTTTCTTTCAACTGGCAAATCAATCATTCTTCCATCGAGCGTAGCCACCCCCAAGCCCTTTTTCTTTGCATCTTCTATTGCTTCTATTATTCTCCTTGCCTCCTCTATCTCCTCACTGGTTGGGGTGAAGCATTTATGAATTATTTCAATTTGTGAAGGATGAATTGCTCCCTTCCCATCAAACCCCATTTCAAAAACTCTTCTTGCTTCCTCAGCGAGCCCTTTCTCATCTTCAGCATTAGGATAAATCGTATCCAAAGCCTGCAATCCCGCCGATTTGCTTGCAACAAGAATTTTACAGCGGGGATAAAACATTGCTTCCCAGCTTCGCTTGCACCCAACATCACGGGAGTAATCTTCTGCACCAAAGGCAATTGCAACAATTCTTTCGCTCGCTTTTGCAATTTCATTTGCATTTGCAATACCCTTAGCTGTTTCTATTATTGGCATCAGATGACAATCAAGATTTGCTTCATCAATTATTTTTTCGATTACTTCTATATCTTCCCTGCTCTCTACTTTTGGAAGACATATTCCATGAGGATTTCCATATGTTATTTGCTTTATATCATCCCTTGCCATTTCTTTATTTATTCTTACCCATATTTCAGATTTTCCAAAATCCATCGTTTTCAAAGCATTTTTTACGAGATATCTTGCATCTATCTTATGATCAAAAATTACTGAATCCTCCAAATCGAGGATTATGCAATCGCACTCATATACCCCAACGCTATTTATCAGGCGAGGATTGTTTCCAGGAATATAAAGCCTGCTTCTCCTGAGCCTGTCCTTTGATGTTTTTCCCCTCTTAACTTTTTTATCAGTAACATCTTCCCTGCTTGCTTTTGCAATCGCCGCTTCGAGGCGGGAAATTATGACATAATCTATTGCCCCATTTTCAATTATTTCAACATTTGCTTTTACATCAATTTCTTCAAGCCTTTTTCTTACAATTTCCTCTATATGCCCCTTGTAAAGATGCGTTTTTGTTTTCAAAATTACTTCACCATCCCCAGGAGAAACTTTAACTATGCAATCCCTTTCATTTTCAGTTCCAGAAAAAGCTTCTTCATTTATCTTCATGGCTTACCACCCGCTATTTCAAAATCTATAAAATCGCAGTGATGAATGACAATTGCTTCCTTGCATCTCTCAACAAATTCCCCTTCCTTTGAATGAGAAGCTATTATATTCACTATCTCATCATTAAGCCCCACTTCCATTGCAAGAGCCGCGCCCGCCACGGGATGGCGGACATGCTTTCCAAATTTTGATTTAACAACCTTCCCGTCTCTTTTCTCATACTCAAGCAATTTTCCCACATCATGAAGAATTGCGCCAGCGATTAAATTATCCATATTCAATTTCTTGATTTTCCCTATTTCATATGCCATGCTTGCAACATTATTTACATGCTCAACATATGAATATGGTTTTTCAAGAAGCAGTGTAAATGGTATTTCCCTTAAATTTTTCCACCCTCCCCTCTCCATTGCAATTTCATAGCATTTTTTAACCTTCTCCCTTATTTCTTCGCTCCTTATCTCCCTTAACAGAGGAAATTCTTCTTCAAGATTCATGGAATAAATGTCTATATTTTTATTTTAATTTTTCCATCTCTTCTTTAAGTATCCTGTTTATCAGCGCTCCATCCGCTTTCCCCCTCAAATCTGCCATGAGAACGCCCATTAAGGGCTGAATTGCTTCCTTTCCCTTTTCTTTAACAAAATCCATCCTTTCATTAATAACTTTTTTTACAAATTCTCTAATTTCTTCCTCACCCATATGGCTGAGGGCACATTCTTTTATCGCTTCCTCGAGATTATAACTTTTATTCATTGCAAAGTATTTGAGTAATTTTTCTATTCCCTCTTTTGCATATTTTTTCTCTTGAAATCCTTTCAAAACAATTTCAACCATTTCTTTATCAACTTCATATCCTTCTTTTTCTATCTGAGGGATTATATTCAGCAATATTCTTGAAACAATCTTTTCCTGCCCGAATTTTTTTGCAAATTCTTCAAATATTTCATCTTTTTCAAGCATGACCAACTGCCTTGCTTCTTCTTTTGTAAGCCCATAATAATTTGCTATTCTGTCAATTTTTTTATCAGGTATTTCTGGCAGAATTTTCTTTATCTTTTCAATTCTTTCCTTTCTTATCGTTATCGGTTTTATATCCGTTTCAGGATACATTCTCTCTGCACCAGGCAGGGGGCGCATGTATTCAGTTGTTCCATCTTGCAAAGCCCTCCTTACTTCTTCAGGCACCCCTTCGCATGCTTTTTTAGCTCTTTCATAGACCGCTTGGAGACATTTTTTCACAATTTCGGCATCTCCAGCAGATATAACAAAAGCATCTTGTCCGCCACAATTTAACTCTTCCCTTACCCTTAAAACCTCTTCGTTGCTTATTCCATAATTTGGTAGCTCATCTGAATGAATTATTCCTCCTCCATTTATTTTTGCATGCATTGCAAGTTCTTTTCCAAGGCGATGCTCCTTATATATCAATCCAGATAAAAGTCCCTTAAAATTCGGTAATTTTATTGCAAAAACAACACCATTTTCAATTGCCTTTCTTATAAATTTTGAGGATGTTTTTTCAAAAATCTTTGTTACATCTTTTAATTCAAAATTAAAATCCAACCCTTTCAATCGCTTGCTAACTTCAATAAGCTCAATCTGCCTTTTAGCTTCATTTTCAAGTATTTTTGGAATATCATT
This genomic window contains:
- a CDS encoding peptidase; translated protein: MKLLYSKEINLQKIADALKENFGLQVEDAGFFKPREEAYNKKRGQYDASILVEFIPPFSILIVDVDIYLRGMNFIFGLATKNRAIVSCYRIPEEIIAKEVVHEVGHLLGLPHCKNECVMKFSNSVIEAIIKPSFLCDECKKKLGKRD
- a CDS encoding HpcH/HpaI aldolase/citrate lyase family protein — its product is MKINEEAFSGTENERDCIVKVSPGDGEVILKTKTHLYKGHIEEIVRKRLEEIDVKANVEIIENGAIDYVIISRLEAAIAKASREDVTDKKVKRGKTSKDRLRRSRLYIPGNNPRLINSVGVYECDCIILDLEDSVIFDHKIDARYLVKNALKTMDFGKSEIWVRINKEMARDDIKQITYGNPHGICLPKVESREDIEVIEKIIDEANLDCHLMPIIETAKGIANANEIAKASERIVAIAFGAEDYSRDVGCKRSWEAMFYPRCKILVASKSAGLQALDTIYPNAEDEKGLAEEARRVFEMGFDGKGAIHPSQIEIIHKCFTPTSEEIEEARRIIEAIEDAKKKGLGVATLDGRMIDLPVERKARRILKLAEIK
- a CDS encoding HD domain-containing protein; protein product: MNLEEEFPLLREIRSEEIREKVKKCYEIAMERGGWKNLREIPFTLLLEKPYSYVEHVNNVASMAYEIGKIKKLNMDNLIAGAILHDVGKLLEYEKRDGKVVKSKFGKHVRHPVAGAALAMEVGLNDEIVNIIASHSKEGEFVERCKEAIVIHHCDFIDFEIAGGKP
- the gatE gene encoding Glu-tRNA(Gln) amidotransferase subunit GatE, whose amino-acid sequence is MDYKNIGFKAGLEIHQQIDAHKLFCSCPSELSEKAEETFSRRLKATKSEIGKIDKAAIEEEKRGRKFIYHISPSSCLVEADEEPPHEANSEVIDFAIMASLLFDAHIFDEIHFMRKVVIDGSNTTGFQRTALVAIDGKIDDVEIATICIEEDAARKIEENEREVKYSLDRLGIPLIEIATSPTITSPLKAKEIAEKIGLILRATKKVKRGIGTIRQDLNISIEGGARVEIKGVQELNDIPKILENEAKRQIELIEVSKRLKGLDFNFELKDVTKIFEKTSSKFIRKAIENGVVFAIKLPNFKGLLSGLIYKEHRLGKELAMHAKINGGGIIHSDELPNYGISNEEVLRVREELNCGGQDAFVISAGDAEIVKKCLQAVYERAKKACEGVPEEVRRALQDGTTEYMRPLPGAERMYPETDIKPITIRKERIEKIKKILPEIPDKKIDRIANYYGLTKEEARQLVMLEKDEIFEEFAKKFGQEKIVSRILLNIIPQIEKEGYEVDKEMVEIVLKGFQEKKYAKEGIEKLLKYFAMNKSYNLEEAIKECALSHMGEEEIREFVKKVINERMDFVKEKGKEAIQPLMGVLMADLRGKADGALINRILKEEMEKLK